The segment TTAGATGTGTCAATTCAATCCCAAATATTAAATCTTATGCTTGATTTAAAGGATAAATTTCAATTAACTTATTTATTTATTTCACATAATTTAGAGGTGGTAAGGTATTTTTGTGATACAATTTGTGTAATGTACCTTGGAAAAATAGTTGAAAAAGCCAAGGCTAAAGAATTATATGAAACTTCACTGCATCCATATACCAAAGCGTTGCTTTCATGTGTACCTAAAAATCATCCCTCTGAGATTAGAGATAAAATTTTACTTAAAGGAAATGTTCCAAGTGCTTCTGATATTCCAAGTGGATGTAGATTCCATACTAGATGTCCATATTGTGAAGATAAGTGCATAATTAATGAGCCTCCATTAAGAGAGGCCACTAAAGGTCATTATGTAGCCTGTCATAAGATATAATGACCCAACAATTTTTAGGAGGTAGGTTATGTCAAAGGTTGTTTTGGAGAAAGTAGAAAAAGTTTATCCTAATGGATTTGTGGCTGTGCATGGAATTGATTTAGAGATTAATGATGGAGAATTTATGGTATTTGTAGGACCTTCAGGTTGTGCAAAATCTACAACTCTTAGGATGATAGCCGGCCTTGAGAAAGTGTCAAGGGGAAAAATATATATAGGTGATAAAATGGTAAATGACATTCAGCCAAAGGATAGGGGAATTGCTATGGTATTCCAAAATTATGCGTTATATCCACATATGACTGTTTATGACAATATGGCTTTTCCTTTAAAATTAAAAAAGGTTTCTAAAGATGACATAAAAGAAAAAATTAAAGAAGTAGCTGAAATATTGGATTTAGAGGAGGTTTTGAAAAGAAAGCCTAAAGAATTATCAGGAGGGCAAAGACAAAGAGTTGCAGTTGGAAGAGCTATTGTTAGAAATCCGGAAGTGTTTTTATTTGATGAACCTTTATCAAATTTAGATGCAAAATTAAGGGTACATATGAGAGTACAATTATCTAAGCTCCACAAAAAGCTAAAATCTACTATGATATATGTTACACATGATCAAGTTGAGGCTATGACAATGGGAGATAGAATTTGTGTAATGAATTTAGGTAAAATTATGCAAGTGGATACACCTATAAATTTATATAAGTATCCAGAAAATAAATTTGTAGCTAGCTTTATTGGTTCTCCTGCAATGAATATTGTAGAAGGGGAACTTATAGGTTTTGGAGAAAATATTCTTGTCAAAATTGGAGATAGAGAGTTTAAATTGCCAGATAACAAAAAAGAAAAAGTAAAGAATTACATAGGAAAAAGAGTTTATTTAGGAATAAGACCTGAGGATATTTATATAGATAATATAGAAAATACGGAAAGAATTCAAGGAATTATAGACGTAATTGAAAATATGGGTAATGAGGCCTTTGTGTATTTTAAAGCCTTTGGAGAGCAATTTATTGCTAAAGTAGATCCTTCAAAGATAAATGGTTTAGAAATTACAAAAGAAGCAACTTTCGGCTTTCATATGGATAGCTTTCATATTTTTGATCATGTTAGCGAGAAAAATATAAGTATATAAATTATTATGTATTGAAGGATTGAACATAATAATGTATTTTCACAAATTTATCACAATTGTATTTAAATTTTATCAAATCACTCCCTTATTATTAAAGCATGATATTTATTAAAGGGAGTGATTTTTGTGAAAAAAAGAAATTATTTTAAATGGATTATATCAATATTTTTTCTAGTATTTGCCCCTGTTATGGGATATTTTCATCAGGTTAAAGGAGGAGGCCCTAATGGAGCTCCATCCGTTGATGCTATGTGTCCTTTTGGAGGATTAGAAACGCTTTTCTCTCTAATAAAAGATGGGACTTATTTAAAGAAGATTGAACCTTCATCCTTTATTATTTTAATATGTGTTATACTGCTTACGGTTTTATTTGGAAGAATATTTTGCGGGTATATTTGTCCTCTTGGAACTATTCAAAGTCTTATAAATAAATTGGGAAAGAAATTAAAAATAAAACAAATAAAATTAAATGGAAAAATTCACAAAGTATTACAATTTGCTAAGTATTTTGTTTTGGCTATAGTTTTAGTTACAACTTATAGAGCAGGAGAGCTAATATTAAGAACAATGGATCCTTGGGCTACTTTTATGCATTTTGGATCAGGTACTGAAATATTTACTGAATTTTTAATGGGTTTCATTATACTTATGCTTATATTTATTACTTCACTTTTTATAGAAAGAGCTTGGTGCAGGTATTTTTGCCCTCTAGGAGCTTTTCTATCTTTAATATCGGTATTTAGAATATTTAAAGTAAAAAGAAATTCTTCTACTTGTGTAAATTGTAAGAAATGTACTAGGAATTGCCCAATGGGATTAGAGGTTCATAATTCTAGTTCAACTAATAGTATGGAATGTATAAGCTGTGGAGAATGTATAACAGAATGCCCAAAGGAGAATGTTTTAGAGATGAAAAAGGGCAAGAGTAAACTTTCTTTTAAGGCTATAGGATTTAGTATTATATTGGTTATGGTTTTGGTAATAGGTGGTGCAAAGGCAATTGGAAAATTTGAAGTAGCACAAGGAAATAAAGAAGTGTTGACTGAAAAAGGAGTTTTAAATCCTGATAACATAAGGGGATATATGACAATAAAGGATATATCTAAAGAATTCGATATTGAGGTTTCAGTTTTGTTAAAGGAGTGCGAGCTTCCAGAGGATACAGATATAAATAAGTCAATTAAAGATTTAAAAACTGAATTAGAAGAAAAAGGCATAGAATTTGAAACTGAAGATTTAAGAGAGGCTATTTTAAAAATACAAGAAAAATAATAAAGAAAACCTATGGGTCATAATACCTCATAGGTTTTCTTTATTTTTGAAGTTAACTAAAAAAATAATAAATCATTTTAATTAAATTTTAGTATTAAGCAAATAATATGTTTATAATTTAAGTTCTAAAGGAATAAATAAGAATGTAATAAAATTATAAGAATGTAAAGGATTATAAAAACTGTTTATAACGTTAAAAAATATAATAAAATACGATAAATAATACTTGACAAAATATTCATAAAATAATAGTATTATTATATAAAGTAAAAGTAAATTAAGGAGGGAAAAATATGATAGTTACTACAACACCACAAATAGAAGGTAAAAAAATAGTTCAGTACAGAGGAATAGTATGTGGAGAGGTAATTTCAGGTGTTAATTTTGTTAAAGATTTTATGGCTGGGATTAGAGACTTAGTTGGTGGAAGATCTGAAACTTACGAAGATGAAATGATAAAAGCTAGAGAAGGGGCATTAGCTGAAATGATGAGAAGAGCAGGAGAGTTAGGTGCTAATGCTTTAGTTGGTGTAGACATAGATTATGAAGTTCTTGGACAAAACGGAAGTATGCTTATGGTAACTGCTTCTGGAACTGCTGTTGTAATTGAATAGATAATTTTTTAGATTAGAAAACCGAGGCGTAAATTACGCCTCGGTTTTTTGGGGTTATCTTCATAAAATAATATATGAAAATGTTTAAAGTTGTTGAAAATATTTGAAAAATGTTGAAAATTTATATTTTTTAGTTTAAAATGTTTTTAAAATATTAATTTAGATAAAATTAAAAAAAATGTATATAACATTATGGAATGGAGGCAGATAGGCTGTGAAAAAAATAAGTACAAAAATAATTTTAGCAATTTTAGCCTGTTCAATTACTTTAGCAGTGCTGATTTCTCAGATATCAGTATATAGTGCAAAGAAGATGATTATTGAAAAAAGTAATGCATTAATATCCAATCAAGTTCAAATTAAAGCAGATGAGTTAAACAAGCAGTTTGATATAGCAAATTCTACAGTGGATGGAATATCTAGGGCTGTTTCCGGAATGTTAGATGAGGTTGTAATTAGAAAGGAACCAGGAAGAGCTATAAATATAATTAAACCTGTAGTAAAAAATTATACAAATGATATGATAGAAAAAGTTTACGTGGAATTGAATAACAGTGCTACAAAAGGGGATTTTGCTATACAGTATAGTAAAGATACAGGAAAGTTTAATGAAGAAATTTTTAACTTAAAAGGAGAAGTTTTTGAAAAAGATGATCCAGACTTAGAATGGTATTTTAAGCCCATTGAAAAACAAAAGATGATTTGGACCAAACCATACCTAGACAGTGAAAGTAAAGTAAAGATGGTTTCTTGTATTAAACCAATATACAAAGAAAAAACATTGTTAGGTGTTGTTGGTGTAGATATAAGTATTGAAAAATGCATTAAATTAGTGAATTCAATGAAAATATATGATACAGGAATAGTGTTTTTATTTGATGGGGATCTTAATAATGTTGTAAATAAAATCCAGACTAATGAGGGGAATTTTAAAAATATTAAAGATGTAGAAAATAAAGAATTAAATAAAATAATAACTAATATGAGAGAAAACAAATCAGGAACTAATAAATATTCTTATAAAAATGAAAAAAATATTTTTGGATTTGGGCATTTAAATAATGGCTGGATACTTGGAGTAACAGTGAATGAAAAAATAGTAATGGAAGGTGTTTATGATTTATTTATGTTTTTAAACATTCTTCTTATTGTAGGCATAATAATAATTTTAATTTTAGCTTATTATTTTGGTAAAAAACTATCAAAACCTATAGTTTTAAGTACAGGATATATTGAAAAATTATCAAATTTTGATTTGCGATTAAATGATGATAAAGAGGTTATAAAAAAGACATCTAAATTGAAAGATGAAATGGGAATTATGCTAAAATCAATATTTAAACTAAGATCAAAATTGCATAATTTATCAAAGAGTCTTAAGAATAATTCTAAAGATGTATTGGGTCAGTCTGAAAATATTTTTGCTCTTTCAAAAATGCTCTTGAATCTATGGATTTGGTTTCAAAAACCTCTGGAGAGCTGGCAAAGGGAGCTACAGATCAGGCTACTCAAGGTCAAAAGGCATTAGAGAGAATGATGAAATTTGCTGATAAAATCAATCTAGCTTCAGGGAATTGCAAAGAAGTAGAAAAATATTCTAAAAGTACAGAGAGTTTGAAAGAAAAAGCTATGGATTCTATGGAAAATTTAGAAGAAAAATTAGATCATAATAACAAAATGGTGAAGAAATTGGTTTTAAGCATAGAAACCCTAGCAGACAAATCAAGTTATATAGAA is part of the Haloimpatiens sp. FM7315 genome and harbors:
- a CDS encoding ABC transporter ATP-binding protein; the encoded protein is MSKVVLEKVEKVYPNGFVAVHGIDLEINDGEFMVFVGPSGCAKSTTLRMIAGLEKVSRGKIYIGDKMVNDIQPKDRGIAMVFQNYALYPHMTVYDNMAFPLKLKKVSKDDIKEKIKEVAEILDLEEVLKRKPKELSGGQRQRVAVGRAIVRNPEVFLFDEPLSNLDAKLRVHMRVQLSKLHKKLKSTMIYVTHDQVEAMTMGDRICVMNLGKIMQVDTPINLYKYPENKFVASFIGSPAMNIVEGELIGFGENILVKIGDREFKLPDNKKEKVKNYIGKRVYLGIRPEDIYIDNIENTERIQGIIDVIENMGNEAFVYFKAFGEQFIAKVDPSKINGLEITKEATFGFHMDSFHIFDHVSEKNISI
- a CDS encoding 4Fe-4S binding protein — protein: MKKRNYFKWIISIFFLVFAPVMGYFHQVKGGGPNGAPSVDAMCPFGGLETLFSLIKDGTYLKKIEPSSFIILICVILLTVLFGRIFCGYICPLGTIQSLINKLGKKLKIKQIKLNGKIHKVLQFAKYFVLAIVLVTTYRAGELILRTMDPWATFMHFGSGTEIFTEFLMGFIILMLIFITSLFIERAWCRYFCPLGAFLSLISVFRIFKVKRNSSTCVNCKKCTRNCPMGLEVHNSSSTNSMECISCGECITECPKENVLEMKKGKSKLSFKAIGFSIILVMVLVIGGAKAIGKFEVAQGNKEVLTEKGVLNPDNIRGYMTIKDISKEFDIEVSVLLKECELPEDTDINKSIKDLKTELEEKGIEFETEDLREAILKIQEK
- a CDS encoding heavy metal-binding domain-containing protein translates to MIVTTTPQIEGKKIVQYRGIVCGEVISGVNFVKDFMAGIRDLVGGRSETYEDEMIKAREGALAEMMRRAGELGANALVGVDIDYEVLGQNGSMLMVTASGTAVVIE
- a CDS encoding cache domain-containing protein, which produces MKKISTKIILAILACSITLAVLISQISVYSAKKMIIEKSNALISNQVQIKADELNKQFDIANSTVDGISRAVSGMLDEVVIRKEPGRAINIIKPVVKNYTNDMIEKVYVELNNSATKGDFAIQYSKDTGKFNEEIFNLKGEVFEKDDPDLEWYFKPIEKQKMIWTKPYLDSESKVKMVSCIKPIYKEKTLLGVVGVDISIEKCIKLVNSMKIYDTGIVFLFDGDLNNVVNKIQTNEGNFKNIKDVENKELNKIITNMRENKSGTNKYSYKNEKNIFGFGHLNNGWILGVTVNEKIVMEGVYDLFMFLNILLIVGIIIILILAYYFGKKLSKPIVLSTGYIEKLSNFDLRLNDDKEVIKKTSKLKDEMGIMLKSIFKLRSKLHNLSKSLKNNSKDVLGQSENIFALSKMLLNLWIWFQKPLESWQRELQIRLLKVKRH